In the Triplophysa dalaica isolate WHDGS20190420 chromosome 8, ASM1584641v1, whole genome shotgun sequence genome, AGACATTGtaaaaactttcattctggCTCCTCAGGGGACGTCTATGCAACGTCATCAACGACGTTGAAAAGACATCTTTTGGACTTGCATTCGTTTGCAGGGAAAGTTTCATGAAATGTGTTAATGTGAAGAATAATGTGCAATCAACCAGTAATCATCGCAGTAAACTGAACCATATGCCATTTATCTTcagattttattatattgcCTCTGAATTTAAACTTTCTGTCAGTTAATCCAACTAGAGAGCTCATCACATATCAGCTTCTGTATTGCCGTGCTGGAATTGGTTTCCATCTACAGATTCTGAAGAACGGAAGTGTGGGGGGTGTGCACGAGCCATCTGAATACAGTAtgatttaattttctttgtCTATTAAACAGTAACATATTTATAACGATTTTATGCTTATGTACttcttttttatatcatttaaactttttcaaaCATTGTATCACTTAAATATTCCCCCCTCATTCTCTGTGTGTCCATAGGCTTACTAAGAGTGTTTGCCATGAGCCCTGGGGTTGTGGGTATCCGTGGTGTCAAGAGTGAGATGTATTTGTGTATGAATAAGGAAGGAAATGCTTGTGGAATGGTGAGAGAAGCCATCTATTATTCCATCATTCTATCTGACATTACTATCATCTATTATAATATTGAATACTTAAGGAAATTGCAGTATTTAAATTATCTGAAATAATActcatcttattttttattttttaatgtgtaatcAGTATTGAAATCAGCCTCAAACAATCAGAcgtttgcaaaaatattttaacattcattatATTTCTTTGTTGTAGAAAGAGTTCTCAAATGAGTGTCTATTTAAAGAGCACATGGAGGAAAATCACCACAACACCTATTCCTCTCTGCCCCATCCAGGGCTGTACCTTGCGCTGTCACAGCAAGGACAGTTGAGAAGGGGTAACAGGGTGGCCCCACACCAGGCCAGCACACACTTCCTTCCGCGCAAACCTCACTTTAAACAACGGACTAGTGTCAAAAACTGAACCACAGTCTTAAACTCTGTTTGAGCAGGACAGGCATTATCTTAAACCACGACTAGGCCTTACATTAGTGTAtttaaattggttttaaaaaacagaaaataatttactGGTGTGCatattacattcacatttatgcatttgacagaggcttttatccaaagcgatttacattgctttatcctatacattttacatatgtgcaatcccctgggatcgaatccacaaccttgcgttgttaacaagataaaacaatagcactgatatattttaagatttgtcAGTGAAAGTTGTTTCTAATCAAGgcacctctaacatttaaattaatctgGGACTAGGATTAAGcccatatttttatttatgtaaacttttaaactgATGAATGACTTTTGAATGTGATGTAGTTccttatattttattgtattttttacattgtgtaaaatagagattttatttatttatttctcaaatgTGTGTACAAAGCTGTTTATAAGCTTTATATTATATGATTGTCTGTGAACTATTTCCCCTCTGTAAATGCATTACATGTATTGTATTTGAAGAAAGCTGTGCATGTTATGTAAGGCCTAACCAAACTGAGAAATGACATAACTGAACAAAATACAGTGCTAAATTAAAGTGCACTTAATTTTGGGCTTCTGAAAGATTAGTCAAACTGCTACATTTTAAACCATGTATTGGGGTGTGATTGCCCATTTGATGTCCGGCTAGCAGATTTGCAATAGTTCAGTCTAGAAATTACTGTACACAGATTTAAACAAGGAGTTGTGCAGAATTTAGTCAGGTTCTGTTGGCAGTCAGTTTGAACTGCATCTGCAAATCTGCATGATAGTGCTGTCTGTGCATTGTGACCAGCAAGGGTGTGCTAGTTGTCAAAGATTATACATGAAATTCTGGTTTTCCTGGATGGTGTTGCAGTTTTTGTGATCCTGTGATAAGATATTGCCGTTGAAGTTTAAGAAGAGTCTGTCTCTGACAGACTCTTTTTAAACTTCACCATTATCTTACCAATTTTACCAATATTTAAAGTCGAAGAGATGTACATAACTTTAAATCTTTATATAAATACGTATTTAAGCATTTGTGAGCAGTTTATTTGGGCAAActcactttttctttttatctgTCAACATTTCCTGTTCAGACTTAAGAACCTTGtgtattaaatttatttaatcaGATGCAGCAATTTATTCCATCAGGCGCTAAAAATGACTCATAActaaaatacataactaaacCACACTCATGCTACACCTACAATGTCCATTTCTAGACCAAATGGTCCTAAAATATCATAATCACAGATTATTTTAtgaacatttgaaatatatcacactgaaTTATTACAAAgccatatttttatttgtgtccccCTGAATTCGATCATGGCAACAGGCCTCTGTAACATGAGCTTGTGTTTAGGGAGATGATGGGGTCACCCGATCTCGTCTCACAATGACACAACTTCTCAGTGCTCCCCTGCTCAGGTGTCCCACTTTATCACAAAGTGTCTGTGTCTGTAAGAAGGAGACAAATGAAGACCAAAAATGTTCTACagaaaactgaaatgtttcaaGCTAGTCGGACCAAATGGATTTCATAACTCAATTAGGTAAATTAGACTTTTGTACATTTGTATCTTTGTGTTCTGTCCACCATGctttttaagatttttctgCAATTACTGTTTCCTTCTCCATTGTTTTGAAAACAGTTACTTAACTTTTATCTTTTTCTGCAGATCAATAT is a window encoding:
- the fgf9 gene encoding fibroblast growth factor 4B, with translation MWLLSMMETKMREKVNPTRELITYQLLYCRAGIGFHLQILKNGSVGGVHEPSEYSLLRVFAMSPGVVGIRGVKSEMYLCMNKEGNACGMKEFSNECLFKEHMEENHHNTYSSLPHPGLYLALSQQGQLRRGNRVAPHQASTHFLPRKPHFKQRTSVKN